In Desulfovibrio sp. 86, the following proteins share a genomic window:
- a CDS encoding nucleotide-binding protein — protein MHNAPQRIPGIVIGGTGSNTGKTTVTLALLCALASRGLAVRAAKTGPDYIDAAFHAAITGQPAANLDAWMCRQAPATPDEKPFAGGKGLPKGLQTVFERMAASPSGTGRAPDLLLVEGAMGLYDGGHAGAGSTAHLAALLDLPILLVCSAAGLGQSIAALVEGYLRHKPQWLNAKSTPPRFLGIVCTHIGSQRHAEIIADALKPLEKSDNVPLLALLPRKGAPELQSRHLGLVEVREALPALDRDALTHWLEENCRLDALLKLAGVVSVPSRGAASGSPEKTDTNNACQRGDTCEGKRVGRRENKCEDKSGDEPEGMCGARTAGIAKRGLRLRATGGVAALSKNLADRGTPATVSRTISAPPAAMPESALATRFFPPSQPGTTTIRNSAIQADNQEPQQDAANLFAPGLATVASTKARSTRGAPRPLIGMAWDAAFSFCYADLPALLTELGADVVPFSPLRDAAPPQGCTGLYFPGGYPELHAEELGANLPMLRRLRALAQQNLPIYGECGGYIYLMRSLRMEDQPELREYAMAGLLPLRCVLGKTRAALGYRAALALPGWPERAARLTTSFAGQPDSRPGSNPLWVRGHEFHYAREDDGPLPPRCAPLWQLHDSKGVLLRQEGCRCGSVAGTWLHCYPEGARTFWRAWLKTATPLP, from the coding sequence ATGCACAACGCTCCACAGCGCATACCCGGCATCGTCATCGGCGGTACGGGCAGCAATACGGGCAAGACCACAGTCACTCTTGCCCTTCTGTGCGCCCTGGCCTCTCGCGGCCTCGCCGTACGCGCCGCCAAAACCGGCCCTGACTACATAGACGCCGCCTTTCACGCTGCCATAACAGGTCAACCCGCCGCCAATCTGGATGCCTGGATGTGTCGTCAGGCCCCCGCGACTCCCGACGAAAAGCCCTTCGCGGGCGGCAAAGGCCTGCCCAAGGGACTGCAAACCGTGTTCGAACGCATGGCGGCAAGCCCCTCCGGCACGGGCCGCGCCCCAGACCTGCTGCTGGTTGAAGGCGCCATGGGCCTGTACGACGGCGGGCACGCCGGGGCTGGCAGCACGGCCCATCTGGCGGCGCTGCTTGATCTGCCCATCCTTCTCGTATGCAGCGCTGCCGGGCTTGGACAGTCCATCGCCGCCCTGGTGGAAGGCTATCTGCGTCACAAGCCCCAATGGCTCAACGCCAAAAGCACGCCGCCGCGCTTTCTGGGCATTGTCTGCACCCATATCGGGAGCCAGCGCCATGCCGAAATCATTGCCGACGCCCTGAAACCGCTGGAAAAATCAGACAACGTCCCCCTGCTGGCCTTGCTGCCCCGCAAGGGCGCTCCAGAACTGCAATCGCGCCATCTTGGCCTTGTGGAAGTCCGCGAAGCCCTGCCCGCACTGGACAGGGACGCGCTGACCCACTGGCTTGAAGAGAATTGCCGCCTGGACGCCCTGCTCAAACTGGCCGGTGTTGTCAGCGTCCCATCCCGAGGGGCGGCAAGTGGCAGCCCGGAAAAAACAGATACAAACAACGCCTGCCAGCGCGGGGACACATGCGAGGGCAAGCGCGTGGGCAGGCGCGAGAACAAATGCGAGGACAAGAGCGGGGATGAGCCTGAGGGCATGTGCGGCGCAAGAACGGCAGGCATTGCAAAAAGGGGCCTGCGGCTGCGCGCTACCGGCGGCGTGGCGGCGCTCTCTAAAAATCTGGCAGACAGAGGCACCCCCGCCACAGTAAGTCGAACGATCTCAGCCCCCCCTGCGGCCATGCCAGAGTCCGCTCTGGCAACCCGGTTTTTTCCGCCGAGCCAGCCGGGCACAACGACTATCCGCAACTCCGCAATACAGGCAGACAATCAAGAACCTCAGCAGGATGCAGCAAACCTGTTCGCCCCCGGCCTTGCCACGGTTGCGTCCACAAAAGCGCGATCGACGCGGGGAGCGCCCCGCCCCCTCATTGGCATGGCCTGGGATGCTGCCTTCAGTTTCTGCTATGCCGACCTGCCCGCCCTGCTGACGGAACTCGGCGCGGACGTTGTGCCCTTTTCTCCCTTGCGCGACGCCGCGCCGCCGCAGGGCTGCACCGGACTCTATTTCCCCGGCGGCTATCCCGAACTGCACGCAGAAGAACTTGGGGCCAATCTCCCCATGCTGCGGCGCTTGCGGGCGCTGGCGCAACAAAACCTGCCCATCTACGGCGAATGCGGCGGCTATATCTATCTCATGCGCTCCCTGCGCATGGAGGACCAGCCAGAACTGCGGGAATACGCCATGGCCGGACTTTTGCCCCTGCGCTGCGTTCTTGGCAAAACCAGAGCGGCTCTGGGCTATCGTGCCGCCCTGGCCCTGCCCGGTTGGCCCGAACGCGCTGCCCGCCTGACAACAAGTTTCGCAGGTCAGCCGGACTCCAGACCCGGCTCCAACCCCCTTTGGGTGCGCGGGCACGAATTCCACTATGCCCGTGAGGATGACGGGCCGCTGCCCCCGCGCTGCGCCCCCCTCTGGCAACTGCACGACAGCAAGGGGGTTTTGTTGCGTCAGGAGGGCTGCCGCTGCGGCTCAGTTGCCGGAACCTGGCTGCATTGCTACCCTGAGGGCGCGCGCACCTTCTGGCGGGCCTGGCTCAAAACAGCCACGCCCCTGCCCTAA
- a CDS encoding precorrin-8X methylmutase, producing the protein MTHTTSVELDSACTPQDIENRSFAIIDQELPPPRPFEGPLWQVARRCIHTLGDTDILGDLRLSAKGLEAGVAALMRGCTVYTDTRMAAAGLPMRRLTPLGVTVTPIMALPGLDELARAKKTTRSRAGLESLAGQMSGHIMVIGNAPTALLGLLDVLDQGAPPPALIVGMPVGFVNAAQSKELLRRSPWPHFTLLGRKGGSAVAAACVNALADLALEQRGLGDVAKL; encoded by the coding sequence ATGACGCACACGACTTCAGTGGAACTGGATTCCGCCTGCACGCCGCAGGATATAGAAAACCGTTCCTTTGCCATCATCGATCAGGAGCTGCCGCCGCCGCGCCCCTTTGAAGGCCCGCTCTGGCAGGTGGCCCGCCGTTGCATCCACACCCTTGGCGATACGGACATTCTGGGCGACCTCAGATTGAGCGCCAAAGGTCTTGAAGCTGGTGTGGCTGCCCTTATGCGTGGTTGCACGGTGTACACCGACACGCGCATGGCCGCCGCCGGGCTGCCCATGCGTCGTCTGACGCCTCTGGGCGTCACTGTCACGCCCATCATGGCCCTGCCGGGGCTGGACGAGCTTGCCCGAGCCAAAAAAACAACGCGTTCCCGCGCCGGGCTGGAATCTCTTGCCGGGCAGATGAGCGGGCATATCATGGTTATCGGCAACGCGCCCACGGCCCTGCTTGGCCTGCTGGACGTGCTGGATCAGGGCGCGCCGCCCCCGGCCCTCATCGTGGGCATGCCCGTGGGCTTTGTGAACGCGGCGCAATCCAAGGAACTGTTGCGCCGCAGCCCGTGGCCGCACTTTACCCTGCTGGGACGCAAGGGCGGCTCGGCCGTGGCGGCGGCCTGCGTCAACGCGTTGGCGGATCTGGCGCTGGAACAGCGCGGATTAGGAGACGTGGCGAAGCTGTAA
- a CDS encoding NAD-dependent epimerase has product MHVLVTGAAGFIGYHLTARLLAQGHSVVGIDNCNDYYDVQLKKDRLTQLAALPQAGNFRFELLDIADGPKMAALFAREGFSHVVNLAGQAGVRYSLINPESYLSANLVGFGHILEGCRQNKVGHLLFASSSSVYGLNTAQPYSVRHNVDHPVSLYAATKKSNELMAHAYSHLYGIPCTGLRFFTVYGPWGRPDMALHLFTTAIVRGEPIKVFNQGHMRRDFTYIDDIVEGVVRLLPLAPGPDPSFDPAAPDAATSSAPWRIYNIGNNHTVELNDFIATLEDALGMKARKEMLPMQPGDVQATWADINDLSALTGFSPATPLREGITRFVEWYKEYYNV; this is encoded by the coding sequence ATGCACGTTCTGGTTACTGGCGCGGCAGGATTCATAGGATATCATCTGACCGCGCGCCTGCTGGCCCAGGGGCACAGCGTTGTGGGCATTGACAACTGCAATGATTATTATGACGTGCAGCTGAAAAAAGATCGTCTGACCCAACTGGCCGCCTTGCCGCAGGCCGGGAACTTTCGTTTTGAACTTCTCGATATAGCTGACGGGCCCAAAATGGCCGCGCTGTTTGCCCGCGAGGGCTTCAGCCATGTGGTAAATTTGGCCGGCCAGGCGGGCGTGCGCTACAGCCTGATCAATCCCGAATCCTACCTGAGCGCCAACCTTGTGGGCTTTGGGCACATTCTTGAAGGTTGCCGTCAGAACAAGGTCGGGCACCTGCTCTTTGCCTCGTCATCCTCGGTCTACGGCCTCAACACTGCCCAGCCCTATTCCGTGCGGCACAATGTGGACCACCCCGTCAGCCTCTACGCCGCCACCAAGAAAAGCAACGAGCTCATGGCGCACGCCTACAGCCATTTATACGGCATCCCCTGTACCGGCCTGCGGTTTTTCACCGTCTACGGCCCGTGGGGGCGGCCCGACATGGCCCTGCACCTTTTTACCACAGCCATTGTGCGCGGTGAACCCATCAAGGTTTTCAACCAGGGGCATATGCGGCGCGACTTCACCTATATTGACGACATAGTGGAAGGCGTTGTACGCCTGCTGCCCCTGGCCCCCGGCCCGGACCCGTCCTTTGACCCCGCCGCCCCCGATGCGGCGACCAGTTCCGCGCCCTGGCGCATATACAACATCGGCAACAATCACACTGTGGAACTCAATGATTTCATCGCCACCCTTGAAGACGCCCTGGGCATGAAGGCGCGCAAGGAGATGCTGCCCATGCAGCCCGGCGACGTACAGGCCACCTGGGCCGACATAAACGACCTCTCCGCCCTGACCGGTTTTTCGCCCGCGACGCCCCTGCGTGAAGGCATAACCCGTTTTGTGGAATGGTATAAAGAGTATTACAACGTATGA
- a CDS encoding peptidase U32 family protein: MNDTPIMTDAPTPARPEILAPAGDTPSFLAALAAGADAIYLGLKHFSARMQAENFGLTELSRLTDLAHAESARVYVAMNTLIKPDEPAAAYRLISRLTTQARVDGIIVQDLAMLDLARQAGFAGELSLSTLANVTHPGALVEAKKLGANRVILPRELSIDEIRLMGEACPEGLDLELFIHGALCYCVSGRCYWSSYMGGKSGLRGRCVQPCRRVYRQGGPAAQALVRNAEREEMDRARQEQSRMDIARKDRRGGSGRDSRDGRDGRDGRDGRDSQFRSRNEATAFAQGRRSSRQGALRSPGRKEHSGRWFSCLDLSLDVLAKTLLDIPHLVSWKIEGRKKGPHYVYHVVTAYRMLRDNPGDPKARKTAEEILQMALGRPATRARFLPQKDNIPTSPEGQTSSGLMAGKIRIEQDGSVVLKPHLELLPQDYLRVGIEDERWHATLPVTRRIPKGGSLIIRLPKHKTPKAGTSVFLIDRREPELMRILKGWQARLDQLPGRQSKAVESSPRMPAPVKARPRPDMFVRSTIPQGKEMRGGKNQLQALWLSPRSADISRTMVSRICWWLPPVVWPGDEEALSRSISRLWRDGARHFVCNEPWQRGMFPDALDEDADLLVGPFCNAANASALGVLARMGFTGAFVSPELPREEMLALPKQSPLPLGAVISGFWPVGISRFGLLGVKPNEPFLSPMGEPFWARQYGGNIWIYPGWPMDLTAKRQEMAAAGYGFFAHLLENPPASLPEMKRESLFNWDGALL, from the coding sequence ATGAACGACACTCCCATCATGACTGACGCCCCCACTCCGGCCCGGCCCGAAATTCTCGCGCCCGCAGGCGACACTCCCTCCTTTCTGGCGGCCCTTGCCGCAGGGGCGGACGCCATCTATCTGGGCCTCAAGCATTTTTCGGCCAGAATGCAGGCGGAAAACTTCGGGCTGACCGAACTTTCGCGCCTCACTGACCTGGCCCATGCGGAAAGCGCCCGCGTGTATGTGGCCATGAACACCCTCATCAAGCCCGACGAGCCCGCCGCCGCCTACCGCCTGATCTCGCGCCTGACCACCCAGGCCCGCGTGGACGGAATCATCGTGCAGGATCTCGCCATGCTTGATCTGGCGCGTCAGGCCGGGTTTGCGGGCGAGCTGTCCCTTTCCACCCTGGCCAACGTCACGCACCCCGGCGCTCTTGTGGAAGCGAAAAAACTCGGGGCCAACCGCGTGATTCTGCCGCGCGAACTTTCCATTGATGAAATCCGCCTCATGGGCGAGGCCTGCCCCGAGGGGCTTGACCTTGAACTCTTCATCCACGGCGCGCTGTGCTACTGCGTTTCAGGGCGCTGCTACTGGTCCAGCTATATGGGCGGCAAAAGCGGCCTGCGCGGCCGCTGCGTGCAGCCCTGCCGCAGGGTGTACCGTCAGGGCGGCCCGGCTGCCCAGGCTCTTGTCCGCAATGCGGAACGTGAAGAGATGGACCGCGCGCGTCAGGAACAGTCGCGCATGGATATTGCCCGCAAAGACCGCAGGGGCGGCTCCGGCCGCGACAGTCGCGATGGCCGTGACGGGCGTGACGGACGTGACGGGCGCGACAGCCAGTTCCGCAGCCGCAACGAGGCAACAGCCTTTGCCCAGGGCCGCCGTTCCAGCAGGCAGGGGGCGTTGCGCTCGCCGGGCCGCAAGGAACACAGCGGCCGCTGGTTCTCCTGTCTCGACCTTTCGCTGGACGTGCTGGCCAAAACCCTGCTGGACATCCCCCACCTTGTCTCGTGGAAAATCGAGGGCCGCAAAAAAGGGCCGCACTACGTCTATCATGTGGTGACGGCCTACCGCATGCTGCGTGACAATCCCGGGGACCCCAAGGCGCGCAAGACCGCCGAGGAAATTTTGCAGATGGCGCTGGGCCGCCCCGCCACGCGCGCGCGGTTTTTGCCGCAGAAGGACAATATCCCCACCTCCCCCGAGGGCCAGACCAGTTCCGGCCTTATGGCGGGCAAGATCCGCATTGAGCAGGACGGCAGCGTGGTGCTGAAACCGCATCTTGAGCTGCTGCCGCAGGACTATTTGCGCGTCGGGATCGAAGACGAACGCTGGCACGCCACCCTGCCCGTAACGCGGCGCATTCCCAAGGGCGGCAGCCTCATTATCCGTCTGCCCAAGCACAAGACGCCCAAGGCGGGCACGTCGGTATTTCTTATCGACAGGCGCGAACCGGAACTGATGCGCATTCTCAAAGGCTGGCAGGCGCGTCTTGACCAGCTTCCGGGCCGCCAGAGCAAGGCTGTGGAGTCCAGCCCGCGCATGCCAGCGCCTGTGAAGGCCCGGCCCCGGCCAGACATGTTCGTTCGCTCCACCATCCCGCAGGGCAAGGAAATGCGCGGCGGCAAAAACCAGTTGCAGGCGCTCTGGTTGTCGCCCCGCAGCGCAGACATCTCGCGCACAATGGTTTCGCGCATCTGCTGGTGGCTTCCGCCCGTGGTGTGGCCCGGCGATGAGGAAGCCTTGAGCCGCAGCATCAGCCGCCTCTGGCGTGACGGCGCACGACACTTTGTCTGCAATGAACCATGGCAGCGCGGCATGTTCCCCGACGCTCTGGACGAGGACGCCGACCTGCTTGTGGGCCCCTTCTGCAATGCGGCCAATGCTTCGGCGCTGGGCGTATTGGCGCGCATGGGCTTTACCGGGGCCTTTGTCAGCCCTGAACTGCCCCGTGAGGAGATGCTCGCCCTGCCCAAGCAGAGTCCCCTGCCCCTCGGAGCGGTGATTTCCGGTTTCTGGCCCGTGGGCATCAGCCGCTTCGGCCTTTTGGGCGTCAAACCCAATGAACCCTTTTTGAGCCCCATGGGCGAGCCTTTCTGGGCGCGGCAGTATGGCGGCAATATCTGGATATATCCTGGCTGGCCTATGGATCTTACCGCCAAGCGGCAGGAAATGGCTGCGGCCGGATACGGCTTCTTTGCCCATCTGTTGGAGAATCCGCCTGCCAGTCTGCCCGAAATGAAGCGCGAGAGTCTCTTTAACTGGGACGGCGCACTGCTGTAG
- a CDS encoding IS481 family transposase has protein sequence MESFNQNVIKHKTGLLNLAAELGNVSRACRIMGFSRDTFYRYQTARDAGGVEALFEVSRKKPNLKNRVEEATELAVLDFAIAFPAHGQVRASNELRKTGVFVSPSGVRSIWLRHDLASMKQRLNALEKKSAEEGIVLTEAQVQALERKKHDDEACGEIESHHPGYLGSQDTFYVGTIKGVGRIYQQTFVDTYSKWAAAKLYTTKTPITGADLLNDRVLPFFTSMEMGIIRMLTDRGTEYCGRLETHDYQLYLGINNIEHTKAKARHPQTNGICERFHKTILHEFYQVAFRRKLYNSLEELQADLDVWMEHYNIERTHQGKKCCGRTPLQTLLDGKQIWKEKVGQLN, from the coding sequence ATGGAAAGTTTCAATCAAAACGTCATCAAACACAAGACCGGACTTCTCAACCTTGCTGCCGAACTCGGCAATGTCTCCAGAGCCTGCCGCATCATGGGCTTTTCCAGAGATACCTTCTACCGGTATCAAACAGCACGAGACGCCGGAGGCGTTGAAGCGCTGTTTGAGGTCAGCCGCAAAAAGCCCAACCTGAAAAATCGCGTGGAAGAGGCCACGGAACTGGCGGTGTTGGATTTTGCGATAGCCTTCCCTGCTCATGGGCAAGTGCGGGCCAGCAACGAACTGCGCAAAACCGGCGTATTTGTGTCGCCGTCAGGGGTGCGTTCCATCTGGTTGCGCCATGACCTGGCCTCAATGAAGCAGCGCCTGAACGCCCTGGAGAAGAAGTCCGCTGAAGAGGGCATTGTGCTCACCGAAGCCCAGGTACAAGCTCTGGAGCGTAAAAAACACGACGATGAGGCTTGCGGCGAAATAGAAAGCCATCATCCCGGATATCTCGGCAGTCAGGACACATTTTACGTCGGCACCATCAAGGGCGTCGGCCGTATTTATCAGCAAACCTTTGTGGATACCTACTCTAAGTGGGCGGCTGCCAAGCTCTACACTACCAAAACACCCATCACCGGAGCCGACCTGCTCAATGACCGGGTTTTGCCATTCTTCACTTCAATGGAAATGGGCATTATCCGCATGCTGACGGACAGGGGCACAGAGTACTGCGGCAGACTGGAAACGCATGACTACCAGCTTTATCTGGGCATAAACAACATAGAACACACCAAGGCCAAGGCGCGGCATCCGCAGACAAACGGCATCTGCGAACGTTTCCACAAGACCATCCTGCACGAGTTTTACCAGGTTGCCTTCCGGCGGAAACTGTATAACTCTCTGGAGGAACTGCAGGCCGATCTGGATGTCTGGATGGAACATTACAACATCGAAAGGACACATCAAGGGAAAAAGTGTTGCGGCAGAACGCCATTGCAAACACTCCTTGACGGAAAACAGATCTGGAAGGAAAAGGTCGGACAACTCAACTAA
- a CDS encoding UvrD-helicase domain-containing protein: MRTLEDAAKLSQRLEQIGNLHSDGRPILGLDSRDLLEIMLECAEDAVMIPAHVWTPWFALFGSKSGFDRLTDCYGDLSEHIFALETGLSSDPDMNRLVSQLDGYALVSNSDAHSGANLGREANLFDGRPSYAGMFAALRAAARRQPQDGLDCRFLGTMEFYPDEGKYHLDGHRACNVVLEPRESRALGNICPVCGKPLTVGVLHRVWELADREEPARLTLEPEARPLIPLAEVVGEIVGAGVTSRKVQERYGKLLRELGPELDILCRMPEAEVRAHWEPLGEAVSRMRRGQVFRQGGYDGEYGVVRVFTPEELADIRGAGRGSLPGLKPGRPRKASGADAAADTAADVKVRQKKASSVSMLDLMKERPSRSPAKLDEKQPPQPTSVSFSSEQQAALTAGPGPVLVQAGPGAGKTRVLIGRMQHLLDQGIPSHKLLAVTFTRRAANEMRQRLAVALPHMRDLPCCDTMHGIAWGRMRAAMQSQGRECMLLGDDAAQQLFRAANPQLAARQASELWRQLTLARECQRSLDDPSVAQAAAQYARRKSERPGLLYVDYADLLDWWLEHVAAMPPDQLPQHVLVDEVQDLSPVQLAIIRRLLPGDGKGFFGIGDPDQAIYGFRGVSGQSEGSLRAVWPELSVLCLGRSFRSSQDVLNMARSLLHHKGQCGPLTAARQLSAQLRLFSSPDQQAELRWITRRVQALLGATAHTLLDQHLSSAEAHELDGTLAPGDIAVLVRLRAQIAPLRAALEQAGIPCAAPAEDAFWQDAACARLLAMAATHCGFDPLAQSLAGADGQHDAPANAGAGAVATAATASTGTAGMAGLPLLPATPFVAGSSLPAPEALEPWLKQQSWAGDPLVAGRAWRELKRIWKTLGNWPDFLAHLGWLQEAELVRGKAEHVQIMTMHASKGLEFQAVFLPGLEDGLLPLRKDRLFGAGSNGNAASDGQTRSAPSAPTAQQSDEDEERRLLYVALTRAARALFVSHSARRTLYGKSLALPPSPFLEQIRQFCRQSALAVHKETQARPLSLLPEPDGK, translated from the coding sequence ATGCGCACCCTGGAGGACGCGGCAAAGCTCTCGCAACGCCTTGAGCAGATCGGCAACCTGCATTCCGACGGGCGGCCCATCCTTGGCCTCGATTCGCGCGATTTGCTCGAAATCATGCTGGAATGCGCCGAAGATGCGGTCATGATCCCGGCCCACGTGTGGACGCCCTGGTTCGCGCTTTTCGGGTCCAAATCCGGCTTTGACCGTCTCACCGACTGCTACGGCGATCTTTCCGAACACATCTTCGCCCTTGAGACGGGCCTTTCTTCTGATCCTGACATGAACCGCCTTGTGAGCCAGCTTGACGGCTACGCGCTTGTCTCCAACTCCGACGCCCATTCGGGGGCCAACCTTGGCCGCGAAGCCAATCTTTTTGACGGGCGGCCCTCATACGCGGGCATGTTCGCGGCCCTGCGGGCGGCGGCGCGCCGTCAGCCGCAGGACGGCCTCGACTGCCGCTTTCTTGGCACAATGGAATTCTACCCCGACGAGGGCAAGTACCATCTGGACGGCCACCGGGCCTGCAATGTGGTGCTGGAACCGCGCGAATCTCGCGCCCTTGGCAACATCTGCCCTGTTTGCGGCAAACCGCTAACCGTCGGCGTGCTGCACCGCGTGTGGGAACTGGCTGACCGCGAGGAACCCGCGCGCCTCACTCTGGAGCCAGAAGCGCGCCCGCTTATTCCTTTGGCCGAGGTGGTGGGCGAAATTGTGGGCGCGGGCGTTACCTCACGCAAGGTTCAGGAGCGGTACGGCAAACTGCTGCGCGAGCTGGGACCGGAACTGGATATCCTCTGCCGTATGCCCGAAGCTGAGGTGCGCGCCCATTGGGAACCCCTGGGCGAAGCCGTGTCCCGCATGCGGCGCGGTCAGGTTTTCCGCCAGGGTGGCTATGACGGCGAGTACGGTGTTGTGCGCGTGTTCACGCCTGAGGAACTGGCCGACATCCGTGGAGCGGGCCGTGGTTCCTTGCCGGGGCTCAAACCGGGCAGGCCGCGCAAGGCTTCCGGCGCTGACGCAGCCGCGGACACGGCGGCCGACGTCAAGGTACGCCAGAAAAAGGCGTCTTCTGTCTCCATGCTGGATCTCATGAAAGAACGGCCCTCCAGGAGTCCTGCCAAGCTGGATGAAAAGCAGCCCCCGCAGCCGACTTCAGTCAGCTTCAGCTCTGAGCAACAGGCTGCCCTCACGGCCGGGCCCGGCCCGGTGCTTGTGCAGGCTGGCCCCGGTGCGGGCAAAACCCGCGTGCTCATTGGCCGCATGCAGCATTTGCTGGATCAGGGCATTCCGTCCCACAAGCTGCTGGCGGTGACGTTTACACGGCGCGCGGCCAATGAAATGCGGCAGCGCCTGGCCGTCGCCCTGCCCCATATGCGCGACCTGCCCTGCTGCGACACCATGCACGGCATTGCCTGGGGCCGCATGCGTGCGGCCATGCAGTCGCAGGGGCGTGAATGCATGTTGCTCGGCGACGACGCGGCGCAGCAGCTGTTCAGGGCAGCCAATCCTCAGCTTGCCGCCCGACAGGCGTCAGAACTCTGGCGTCAGCTCACTCTGGCGCGCGAATGCCAGCGCTCTCTGGACGACCCGTCCGTCGCACAGGCTGCAGCCCAGTATGCCCGCCGCAAATCAGAGCGCCCGGGTCTGCTCTATGTTGACTATGCTGACCTTCTTGACTGGTGGCTGGAACATGTGGCTGCCATGCCCCCGGATCAACTGCCGCAGCATGTGCTTGTGGACGAGGTGCAGGACCTTTCGCCCGTGCAGCTGGCTATCATCCGCCGCCTGCTGCCCGGTGACGGCAAGGGCTTTTTCGGCATTGGCGACCCTGATCAGGCCATCTACGGCTTTCGAGGCGTATCGGGGCAGAGCGAAGGCAGCCTGCGTGCCGTCTGGCCGGAGTTGTCGGTCCTTTGTCTTGGCCGCAGCTTTCGCTCCAGCCAGGACGTGCTGAACATGGCGCGCAGTCTGCTGCACCACAAGGGACAGTGCGGACCGCTCACGGCGGCGCGGCAGCTCAGCGCCCAGTTGCGTCTTTTTTCGTCCCCGGACCAGCAGGCCGAGCTTCGCTGGATCACGCGCCGCGTTCAGGCCCTGCTCGGCGCAACGGCCCACACCCTGCTTGACCAGCACCTGAGCAGCGCTGAAGCGCACGAACTGGATGGTACGCTCGCTCCCGGCGACATTGCCGTGCTGGTACGCCTGCGGGCGCAGATCGCACCCTTGCGTGCCGCACTCGAACAAGCGGGCATTCCCTGCGCCGCCCCGGCCGAAGACGCTTTTTGGCAGGACGCGGCCTGCGCACGACTGCTGGCCATGGCTGCGACCCACTGCGGATTCGACCCACTGGCCCAGAGCCTTGCAGGCGCGGACGGACAGCATGATGCGCCAGCCAATGCAGGAGCTGGCGCTGTTGCTACTGCTGCTACTGCTTCAACAGGCACGGCTGGCATGGCCGGATTGCCCCTGCTGCCCGCAACGCCTTTTGTTGCCGGTTCTTCACTGCCCGCCCCCGAAGCTCTGGAACCCTGGCTCAAACAGCAGTCCTGGGCTGGCGACCCCCTTGTGGCAGGCCGCGCCTGGCGTGAACTCAAGCGCATATGGAAAACGCTTGGCAACTGGCCGGATTTTCTGGCCCATCTCGGCTGGCTTCAGGAAGCGGAACTGGTGCGCGGCAAGGCGGAGCATGTGCAGATCATGACCATGCACGCTTCCAAGGGTCTTGAATTTCAGGCCGTATTTCTGCCTGGCCTTGAAGACGGCCTTTTGCCCTTGCGTAAGGACCGTCTCTTTGGCGCCGGGAGCAACGGCAACGCGGCATCCGACGGCCAGACGCGCTCTGCGCCTTCTGCGCCGACGGCGCAGCAATCGGATGAAGATGAAGAACGCCGCCTGCTGTATGTGGCCCTCACACGGGCCGCGCGGGCGCTTTTTGTGAGCCACAGTGCCCGGCGCACACTGTACGGCAAAAGCCTCGCCCTGCCGCCTTCGCCTTTTCTGGAACAAATACGCCAGTTCTGCCGTCAAAGCGCCCTTGCGGTTCACAAAGAGACGCAGGCGCGCCCCCTTTCCCTGCTTCCGGAGCCGGACGGGAAATAA
- a CDS encoding C40 family peptidase, whose amino-acid sequence MERTSPPSRRISPWALLALASLLLLAGCGLSRPVDNGPMPEDAHKVVRTAYAQMGKKYRSGGASPQKGFDCSGLIWWVYKENGYKVPRITVDQASAGYSVPKNQARPGDIVVFRTGSSPRGLHTGIYAGGNSFIHSPRRGEKVRMESMSIPYWSSKLIAVRRVVH is encoded by the coding sequence ATGGAACGTACATCACCACCATCACGACGCATCAGCCCCTGGGCCTTGCTGGCTCTGGCCAGTCTTTTGCTGCTGGCTGGCTGCGGACTTTCGCGTCCGGTGGATAACGGCCCCATGCCAGAGGACGCGCACAAGGTGGTGCGCACCGCCTATGCCCAGATGGGCAAGAAATACCGCTCTGGCGGAGCTTCACCGCAAAAGGGCTTTGACTGCTCTGGCCTTATCTGGTGGGTGTACAAAGAAAACGGCTACAAGGTTCCGCGCATTACTGTGGACCAGGCCAGCGCAGGGTATTCCGTGCCAAAAAACCAGGCCCGCCCCGGTGATATTGTGGTTTTTCGCACCGGCTCAAGCCCGCGCGGCCTGCATACCGGCATTTACGCAGGCGGCAATAGCTTTATTCACAGCCCGCGCAGAGGCGAAAAAGTTCGAATGGAAAGCATGTCCATCCCCTACTGGAGCAGCAAGCTTATTGCTGTACGCCGTGTCGTGCACTGA